A stretch of the bacterium SCSIO 12827 genome encodes the following:
- a CDS encoding LLM class flavin-dependent oxidoreductase, translating into MLKLSVLDQSTAAQGQAPDQAIRDTIALAKHCEDLGYARFWVSEHHDHPSIVGTAPEIIMAAVAQSTDRIRIGSAGVMLPHYAPLKVAEQFRVLEAIAPGRIDLGLGRAPGSDGKTALALNLNAGEDAEHFPANVRDLMAWVSGQELIDGHPFRGVEAHPMFPGSPEVWMLGTSDFGAQVAAHFGIPYCFAHFITDGHGVERAFDIYRERYQPSERHPEPQASVCIWALAAETEAEAERLFTSRAHARLMRETGRRGPMESPEALAGYDYSEPEKAWLANYRERSIIGTGDQVLAELSGRAQAYGIDEVVVLTWTYHQADRRRSYELLAEAARGNTVKNN; encoded by the coding sequence ATGCTCAAGCTTTCCGTTCTCGACCAATCCACCGCCGCCCAGGGCCAAGCCCCCGATCAGGCGATCCGCGACACCATCGCCCTCGCCAAGCATTGCGAAGACCTGGGCTATGCCCGGTTCTGGGTGTCGGAACATCACGACCATCCGTCCATCGTCGGCACGGCGCCGGAAATCATCATGGCCGCCGTCGCGCAATCGACGGACCGCATCCGCATCGGATCGGCCGGGGTCATGCTGCCCCATTACGCGCCGCTAAAGGTCGCCGAGCAATTCCGCGTTCTGGAGGCCATCGCCCCCGGGCGCATCGATCTGGGCCTGGGCCGGGCCCCCGGGTCAGACGGCAAGACGGCACTGGCGCTCAACCTCAACGCGGGCGAGGACGCTGAACATTTTCCCGCCAACGTGCGCGACCTGATGGCCTGGGTGTCCGGACAGGAATTGATCGACGGTCATCCCTTCCGCGGCGTCGAAGCCCATCCCATGTTTCCCGGATCACCGGAAGTCTGGATGCTCGGCACCTCCGACTTCGGCGCCCAGGTGGCGGCGCATTTCGGCATTCCCTATTGCTTTGCGCATTTCATCACCGACGGCCATGGGGTCGAACGCGCGTTCGACATCTACCGCGAACGCTATCAGCCGTCGGAACGCCATCCCGAACCTCAGGCCAGCGTCTGTATCTGGGCACTTGCGGCGGAGACGGAGGCCGAGGCCGAACGCCTGTTCACGTCGCGCGCCCATGCCCGGCTGATGCGCGAAACCGGCCGGCGCGGCCCCATGGAATCGCCCGAGGCGCTGGCCGGATATGACTATTCCGAACCGGAGAAAGCCTGGCTCGCGAACTACCGGGAACGCTCCATCATCGGCACCGGCGATCAGGTCCTGGCCGAATTATCCGGGCGGGCCCAGGCCTACGGCATCGACGAGGTCGTGGTCTTGACCTGGACCTATCACCAGGCCGACCGGCGGCGCTCCTATGAGTTGCTGGCCGAGGCGGCGCGGGGGAACACGGTAAAAAATAACTGA
- the cydB gene encoding cytochrome d ubiquinol oxidase subunit II: protein MELDLAFIWAGLIAFAILAYVVLDGFDLGVGILFPFLRTEQDRDTAMNSVAPVWDGNETWLVLGGGGLFAVFPLAYATILPALYAPLTAMLIGLIFRGVSFEFRWRTTRGKFLWDWGFTGGSLLATFAQGVTLGALIQGIHVVDRAYAGGWWDWLTPFSVVTGLALVAGYMLLGATWLVMKTEGDLRANARDIAERATIVTLLLIGGVSLATPYLNPVYLERWFTGPTAAFSLIVPSLVVVCVWQIFRGLSDGKDAQPFLAALGLFVLCYIGIGISFYPYMVPPGITIWDAAAPDESLGFLLVGAAVLLPVILGYTAYAYWVFRGKVDPSEGYH from the coding sequence ATGGAACTCGACCTTGCCTTCATCTGGGCCGGGCTGATCGCCTTCGCGATCCTGGCCTATGTCGTGCTCGACGGCTTCGATCTGGGCGTCGGCATCCTGTTCCCCTTCCTGCGCACGGAACAGGACCGTGATACGGCGATGAATTCGGTGGCCCCGGTGTGGGACGGCAACGAAACCTGGCTGGTGCTGGGCGGGGGCGGGTTGTTCGCCGTGTTCCCGCTGGCCTATGCGACGATCCTGCCGGCCCTGTATGCGCCCCTGACCGCCATGCTGATCGGCCTGATTTTCCGCGGCGTATCCTTTGAATTCCGATGGCGCACGACCCGCGGCAAGTTCCTGTGGGATTGGGGCTTCACCGGCGGCTCGCTGCTCGCGACCTTCGCCCAGGGGGTGACCCTGGGCGCGCTGATCCAGGGCATCCACGTCGTCGACCGCGCCTATGCCGGCGGCTGGTGGGACTGGCTGACGCCGTTCAGCGTCGTCACCGGGCTGGCCCTGGTGGCGGGCTATATGCTGCTCGGCGCGACCTGGTTGGTCATGAAGACCGAAGGCGACCTGCGCGCCAACGCCCGCGACATCGCCGAACGGGCCACCATCGTCACCCTGCTGCTGATCGGCGGCGTCAGCCTGGCGACGCCCTATCTCAACCCGGTCTATCTCGAACGCTGGTTCACCGGCCCCACGGCGGCGTTCAGCCTGATCGTGCCCTCGCTTGTCGTGGTCTGCGTCTGGCAGATTTTCCGCGGCCTTTCCGACGGCAAGGACGCCCAGCCGTTCCTGGCCGCTCTCGGCCTGTTCGTGCTGTGTTATATCGGCATCGGCATCAGTTTCTATCCCTACATGGTGCCGCCCGGCATCACCATCTGGGACGCGGCGGCGCCCGATGAAAGCCTTGGCTTCCTGCTGGTGGGGGCGGCTGTGCTGCTGCCCGTGATCCTGGGCTATACGGCCTATGCCTATTGGGTGTTCCGCGGCAAGGTCGACCCGTCGGAGGGATATCACTGA
- a CDS encoding cytochrome ubiquinol oxidase subunit I, with the protein MPDLTDPLILARIQFAFTVSAHIVFPAFSIGLASFLAVLEGLWLWTRDDSYLKVFKYWKVIFAVTFGMGVVSGIVMSYQFGTNWSVFSDKTGPVLGPLMGYEVMSAFFLEAGFLGVMLFGMERVGRRLHFFATLMVAVGTLFSAFWILSVNSWMQTPQGYAINDVGQFIPADWWAVVFNPSFPYRLVHMVLAAYLTTAFVVGGVGAWHLLRNAQDRGARIMFSMAMWMALIVAPLQVVAGDFHGLNTLEHQPAKIAAMEGHYETRRGAPLILFGLPDDDAEETRFAVEIPKLGSLILTHDWDGEIKGLKDWPKEDRPPAAIIFWSFRIMVAIGMAMAAIGLWSGLMRLRGRLYGARLLQWCAVAMAPSGFVAVVAGWITTEVGRQPWTVYGLLRTTESVSPIGAAAVGASLVAFIVVYFAVFGAGVFYILRLMSKTPDAGIDEDIGPTRAAGITPAAAVRAARDLLRKAKTQGQGD; encoded by the coding sequence ATGCCAGATCTTACCGACCCTCTGATCCTCGCCCGCATTCAGTTCGCCTTTACCGTCTCCGCGCATATCGTCTTTCCTGCCTTCTCCATCGGGCTGGCCAGTTTCCTCGCCGTGCTGGAGGGACTGTGGCTGTGGACCCGCGACGACAGCTACCTCAAGGTCTTCAAGTACTGGAAGGTGATCTTTGCCGTAACCTTCGGCATGGGCGTCGTGTCGGGCATCGTCATGAGCTACCAGTTCGGCACCAACTGGAGCGTATTTTCCGATAAGACCGGCCCGGTTCTGGGCCCCCTGATGGGCTACGAGGTGATGTCGGCGTTCTTTCTTGAAGCCGGGTTCCTCGGCGTCATGCTGTTCGGCATGGAACGGGTGGGCCGCCGGTTGCATTTCTTCGCAACCCTGATGGTCGCCGTCGGCACCCTGTTTTCCGCATTCTGGATTCTGTCCGTGAACTCCTGGATGCAGACGCCCCAGGGATACGCGATCAACGACGTCGGCCAGTTCATTCCCGCCGACTGGTGGGCGGTGGTGTTCAACCCGTCCTTCCCTTACCGCCTGGTCCACATGGTATTGGCCGCCTATCTGACCACGGCCTTCGTGGTCGGCGGCGTCGGCGCCTGGCATCTGCTGCGCAACGCCCAAGACCGGGGGGCCAGGATCATGTTCTCCATGGCCATGTGGATGGCCCTGATCGTCGCCCCCCTGCAGGTCGTCGCGGGCGACTTCCACGGCCTCAACACCCTGGAACATCAGCCGGCCAAGATCGCCGCCATGGAAGGCCATTACGAAACCCGCCGGGGCGCCCCCCTGATCCTGTTCGGTCTGCCCGACGACGATGCCGAGGAAACGCGCTTCGCGGTCGAGATTCCGAAACTCGGCTCTTTGATCCTGACCCACGATTGGGACGGCGAGATCAAGGGCCTGAAGGACTGGCCCAAAGAGGACCGCCCGCCCGCCGCAATCATTTTCTGGAGTTTCCGGATCATGGTCGCCATCGGCATGGCGATGGCCGCCATCGGGTTGTGGAGCGGGCTGATGCGCCTGCGCGGCCGGTTGTACGGCGCGCGTCTGCTGCAATGGTGCGCCGTGGCCATGGCGCCATCGGGCTTCGTTGCCGTCGTCGCCGGATGGATCACCACCGAGGTCGGCCGCCAGCCCTGGACCGTCTACGGCCTGCTGCGCACGACAGAATCCGTTTCACCCATCGGTGCGGCGGCGGTGGGGGCGTCGCTGGTTGCCTTCATCGTCGTCTATTTCGCCGTGTTCGGGGCCGGCGTGTTCTACATCCTGCGCCTGATGTCGAAGACGCCCGACGCCGGCATCGACGAGGACATCGGCCCGACCCGCGCCGCCGGCATCACGCCCGCCGCCGCCGTACGCGCGGCCCGCGACCTGCTGCGCAAGGCGAAGACACAGGGACAGGGGGACTAG
- the truA gene encoding tRNA pseudouridine(38-40) synthase TruA gives MARYRLKLEYDGRGFVGWQRQDNGLGVQEAVEDAVHAFTGERAQVFAAGRTDAGVHALGQIAHVDLQKDWPADTVRNALNFHLKAHAVSILTAEAVDEDFHARFSAVSRSYLYRVLNRRSPPALDQGMVWWVPVPLDVDAMATAARVLIGHHDFTSFRATHCQANSPVKTLDVLDVTRAGEEIHFRAHARSFLHHQVRNMVGSLKWVGEGRWTARDIKAALDARDRAAGGPTAPPDGLYLTDVGY, from the coding sequence ATGGCGCGGTATCGACTAAAACTTGAGTACGATGGGCGCGGTTTCGTCGGCTGGCAACGCCAGGACAACGGCCTGGGCGTGCAGGAAGCCGTGGAGGACGCCGTTCATGCCTTCACCGGCGAACGGGCCCAGGTATTCGCCGCCGGGCGCACGGACGCGGGCGTCCACGCCCTGGGGCAAATCGCCCATGTCGATCTGCAAAAGGACTGGCCCGCCGATACGGTGCGCAACGCGCTGAACTTCCATCTCAAAGCCCATGCGGTCAGCATCCTCACGGCCGAGGCCGTGGATGAGGACTTCCACGCCCGATTTTCCGCCGTTTCCCGAAGCTATCTCTATCGCGTGCTCAATCGCCGCTCGCCACCGGCCCTGGATCAGGGGATGGTGTGGTGGGTGCCGGTGCCGCTGGATGTCGACGCCATGGCGACGGCCGCCCGGGTTCTGATCGGCCACCACGATTTCACCAGCTTTCGCGCCACCCATTGCCAGGCCAATTCACCGGTGAAGACACTGGACGTTCTCGACGTTACCCGGGCGGGCGAGGAAATCCACTTTCGCGCCCATGCCCGCTCGTTCCTGCATCATCAGGTGCGCAACATGGTCGGCAGCCTGAAATGGGTCGGCGAGGGACGGTGGACCGCCCGTGACATCAAGGCCGCCCTGGATGCCCGCGACCGCGCCGCCGGTGGGCCTACGGCCCCGCCGGACGGCCTTTATCTGACCGACGTGGGATACTGA